The following proteins are co-located in the Streptomyces sp. NBC_00435 genome:
- a CDS encoding sensor histidine kinase: protein MLPSRRPPRGGGSSRVRLRWVHLILGGALLMPYFLLTEVLVGALAGGVNALDSLPLSFAAYAAALPLVAVTGLFGLVRPMSVGVARALCGVPGERLAEGPARSWAARGRAAAWWTLHLGVGALVSGMTLAVPPMAVVLIALPFVRALRELPLELGRFGTGAEPYVAPVLGAGLLGGLALCAAGAGALLARLAPVLLGPTAVDRLAAAEERAADLAVRNRLARELHDSVGHALSAVTLQACAARRVLASDPGFVEEALAAIEETTRRTVGELDAVLGLLREGDGAGAGVPGAGPAPTLAGDLDGLLARSRASGTPVTARQDPGPAGDWGRLPAIVSREAYRIVQEGLSNALRHGAGPVDLRILVRDRDGHEQLEITVTNEPATAARARTTGGRGLRGAAERATLLGGHVEAGPHGGRWRLRAVLPLGGVGR from the coding sequence ATGCTGCCGAGCCGGCGGCCCCCGCGAGGGGGTGGTTCGAGCCGGGTGCGTCTGAGATGGGTCCATCTGATCCTTGGTGGGGCCCTGCTGATGCCCTACTTCCTGCTCACGGAGGTGCTGGTCGGAGCCCTCGCCGGTGGGGTCAACGCGCTCGACTCGCTGCCGCTCAGCTTCGCCGCCTACGCCGCCGCCCTGCCGCTCGTCGCCGTGACCGGGCTGTTCGGGCTGGTCCGGCCGATGTCGGTGGGCGTGGCGAGGGCCCTGTGCGGGGTGCCGGGGGAGCGGCTCGCCGAGGGGCCGGCCCGGAGCTGGGCTGCCCGGGGGCGGGCAGCGGCCTGGTGGACCCTGCACCTGGGGGTCGGCGCGCTGGTCAGCGGGATGACCCTGGCGGTGCCGCCCATGGCGGTGGTGCTGATCGCGCTGCCGTTCGTGAGGGCGCTGCGGGAACTCCCGCTCGAGCTCGGCCGGTTCGGCACGGGGGCCGAGCCGTACGTGGCCCCCGTGCTCGGGGCCGGGCTGCTGGGCGGGCTGGCCCTGTGCGCGGCCGGAGCGGGGGCGCTGCTGGCCCGGCTGGCGCCCGTGCTGCTGGGGCCGACGGCGGTGGACCGGCTGGCGGCGGCCGAGGAGCGGGCCGCCGACCTGGCCGTTCGCAACCGGCTGGCGCGGGAGCTGCACGATTCCGTCGGGCACGCGCTGAGCGCGGTCACCCTCCAGGCGTGCGCCGCCCGGCGGGTGCTCGCCAGCGACCCCGGCTTCGTCGAGGAGGCACTGGCGGCGATCGAGGAGACCACCCGCCGCACGGTGGGGGAGCTGGACGCCGTCCTCGGTCTGCTGCGCGAGGGCGACGGAGCGGGGGCCGGGGTTCCGGGAGCGGGGCCCGCGCCCACGCTCGCCGGCGACCTCGACGGGCTGCTGGCCCGCAGCCGGGCCTCCGGGACGCCGGTCACCGCACGCCAGGACCCGGGACCGGCCGGGGACTGGGGGCGGCTCCCGGCGATCGTCTCCCGCGAGGCGTACCGGATCGTGCAGGAGGGGCTGAGCAACGCCCTGCGGCACGGGGCGGGCCCGGTCGACCTGCGGATCCTCGTACGGGACCGCGACGGACACGAGCAACTGGAGATCACCGTGACGAACGAACCGGCCACCGCGGCGCGGGCCCGCACCACCGGAGGTCGAGGACTGCGCGGGGCCGCCGAGCGGGCCACGCTGCTCGGCGGACACGTCGAGGCCGGGCCGCACGGGGGCCGCTGGCGCCTGCGGGCCGTCCTTCCGCTCGGCGGAGTCGGCCGGTGA
- a CDS encoding IclR family transcriptional regulator, which translates to MTAAESGGSGAPAAVKSAVRTVLLLEHFAARPGLHSLADIQHDLSLPKSSLYMLLRTLVNLGWVETDATGTRYGIGVRALLVGSSYIDGDEVVAAARPTLDRLSDDTTETIHLARMDGTSVVYLATRQSQHYLRPFTRVGRRLPVHSTALGKALLATHTDEEVRRLLPRRLEAVTEHTITDRDRLIEELALVREQGYAVDREENTLGLRCFGVAVPYRTPARDAVSCSVPVARLTPGHERGIKAALFAARDRLSVVTRRM; encoded by the coding sequence ATGACTGCAGCTGAGTCGGGGGGCTCGGGCGCGCCTGCGGCCGTCAAGTCGGCGGTGCGCACGGTCCTGTTGCTGGAGCACTTCGCGGCACGGCCGGGACTGCACAGCCTGGCCGACATCCAGCACGACCTCTCCCTGCCCAAGTCCAGCCTCTACATGCTGCTGCGCACCCTGGTGAACCTGGGCTGGGTGGAGACGGACGCGACCGGGACGCGGTACGGCATCGGCGTACGGGCACTGCTCGTCGGCAGCTCGTACATCGACGGGGACGAGGTGGTCGCGGCGGCGCGGCCGACGCTGGACCGGCTCTCCGACGACACGACGGAGACCATCCACCTGGCCCGGATGGACGGGACGAGCGTGGTCTACCTGGCCACCCGGCAGTCGCAGCACTACCTGCGGCCCTTCACCAGGGTCGGGCGGAGACTGCCCGTGCACTCGACCGCGCTCGGCAAGGCGCTGCTGGCCACGCACACCGACGAAGAGGTGCGCAGACTCCTGCCGCGGCGGCTGGAAGCCGTCACCGAGCACACCATCACCGACCGGGACCGGCTCATCGAGGAGCTGGCGCTGGTGCGGGAGCAGGGGTACGCCGTGGACCGGGAGGAGAACACGCTCGGACTGCGCTGCTTCGGGGTGGCGGTGCCGTACCGGACGCCGGCGCGGGACGCGGTGAGCTGCTCGGTGCCGGTGGCGCGGCTGACGCCCGGGCACGAACGGGGCATCAAGGCGGCGCTGTTCGCGGCGCGGGACCGGCTGTCGGTGGTGACGCGACGGATGTAG